The Alphaproteobacteria bacterium sequence CCGCGCCGGCCGCATCGATGGCGCGGGCATTGGCGGTCTGGTGGTCGTCCATGGCGTGCGGGTAGGGGACCAGCACCGCCGGCCGGCCAATGGTCAGCAGTTCGGCGATGGTGGAGGCGCCGGCGCGGGCGATCACCAACTGGCTCGCGGCCATGCGCGCCGGCAGGTCGTCGAAGAAGGGCGCAACCTCCACATCCATGGCGAGATCGCCATAGGCGGCGCGCACCGCAGTCTCGTCCTCCGGCCGGGCCTGCTGCACGATCCGCAGGCGCCGGCGCAGATTGGCCGGCAACAGGGCGCAGGCGGCAGGGACGGTTTCCGCGAACGCATGCGCCCCCTGGCTGCCGCCGAACACCAGCAGATGGAACGGTTCCTCATCCGCCGACGGGCGATAGGGACGGGCGCGCGCCGCGACCACGGCCGGGCGCACCGGAATGCCGGTGAAGCGGTGGGCGGCGCTGCCCAGCGCCTCGACCTCGGGAAAGGCGGTGGCCACCACCCGCGCCATGCCGGCCAGGCGCCGGTTGGCCCGGCCCAGCACGGCGTTCTGCTCGACCAGCACCACCGGCACGCCCAGCAGCCGGGCCGCCAGCACCGGCGGCACGCTCGGATAGCCGCCGAAGCCCACCAGCAGGCGCACCCGGTCGCGCTTCAGGTGCCAGGCGGCCGCCAGCACGCCCATGCCCAACCGGACCGCGCCCAGCGCCCGGGCGACCGGCCCGCCGCTGAGGCGCGTCGCGGGCACGGCACGGACGTCGACGCCGCTCTGGAACCGGGCGCCGCGGGCGTCGGTCAGCACGCTCACCCGATGGCCGCGCTGCACCAGCGCATCGGCTAGCGCCACCGCCGCGAACAGGTGCCCGCCGGTGCCGCCGGCGGCCAGCGCGATGTTGGAGGTCGGCGCCGTCATACGCGGTCCTCCGGCTCATAGCCGATGCGCCGGCGGGTCAGCGCCAGCAGAAAGCCCATACTGACCGCCACCGCCAGCATGGAGCTGCCGCCATAGCTGACAAAGGGC is a genomic window containing:
- the murG gene encoding undecaprenyldiphospho-muramoylpentapeptide beta-N-acetylglucosaminyltransferase; its protein translation is MTAPTSNIALAAGGTGGHLFAAVALADALVQRGHRVSVLTDARGARFQSGVDVRAVPATRLSGGPVARALGAVRLGMGVLAAAWHLKRDRVRLLVGFGGYPSVPPVLAARLLGVPVVLVEQNAVLGRANRRLAGMARVVATAFPEVEALGSAAHRFTGIPVRPAVVAARARPYRPSADEEPFHLLVFGGSQGAHAFAETVPAACALLPANLRRRLRIVQQARPEDETAVRAAYGDLAMDVEVAPFFDDLPARMAASQLVIARAGASTIAELLTIGRPAVLVPYPHAMDDHQTANARAIDAAGAAWLMPQPAFTAEALARRLETVLTLPDCIAARAELAHSLGRTDAAERLADLAESLLVPAKTAPGAALRSLAP